A genomic window from Chitinophaga pollutisoli includes:
- a CDS encoding Error-prone repair protein ImuA, which yields MSKSSADIVNQLQAEINSIQGYKPAEAAVCRMGMGPVEAAFPNGIFPEAGIHEFITTCREGSAASEGFIAALLAKLLSKGGVAIWVSISHALFPPALVAYGVQPDRIVFINVERLKDALWVTEEALKCEGVAAVISEIRDLGFTESLRLQHAVEQSRITGFILRKSPRAIGSAACCARWRITPQPSRSVAGLPGIGYRRWNVALDKVRNGNTGNWLVEWSDSGLQVVPKETGLIIEERRNVG from the coding sequence ATGAGTAAAAGCAGCGCAGATATCGTTAACCAGTTACAGGCTGAGATCAACAGCATCCAGGGCTACAAGCCCGCGGAGGCGGCGGTTTGCCGTATGGGGATGGGGCCGGTGGAAGCTGCTTTTCCCAACGGAATTTTCCCCGAAGCCGGCATCCATGAATTTATTACCACCTGCCGGGAAGGTTCCGCCGCTTCAGAAGGCTTTATCGCCGCCCTTCTTGCTAAATTATTGAGCAAAGGCGGCGTCGCCATCTGGGTGAGCATCAGTCATGCGCTTTTCCCGCCGGCGCTGGTCGCTTACGGCGTTCAGCCGGACCGTATCGTGTTTATCAACGTGGAACGATTGAAAGATGCTTTATGGGTGACCGAAGAAGCGTTGAAATGCGAAGGCGTCGCGGCCGTCATCAGTGAAATCCGCGATCTGGGTTTCACCGAATCCCTCCGCTTGCAGCACGCGGTGGAACAAAGCAGGATTACCGGTTTTATCCTGCGGAAAAGCCCCCGGGCAATAGGCTCCGCCGCCTGCTGCGCCCGATGGCGCATCACGCCGCAACCCAGCAGGAGCGTGGCCGGACTGCCCGGCATCGGCTACCGCCGGTGGAACGTTGCCCTGGATAAAGTGCGCAACGGCAACACCGGAAACTGGCTGGTGGAATGGAGCGACAGCGGCCTGCAGGTAGTGCCGAAAGAAACCGGATTGATCATTGAGGAAAGAAGAAATGTGGGATAG
- a CDS encoding sulfite exporter TauE/SafE family protein: protein MLIIIIYLVLISFLATLVRSTFGFGESLIAVPLFLLFIPLHVAVPLSVLMSIFVAAVVVVQDHRSIHFQSAKWLILYALLGIPVGLLVLSYGNEYWVKIGLGALIISYSIFTLRAKHSVKLEHDSPFWLFICRFLSGVLGGAYGINGPPLVVYGNKRGWSAQHFRATLQAYFLPASFIGVVGYGVQGLLGWTVIQYFFICIPAMLPAISLGRYLNRRLQGNTFYKYVYAGLIAIGAMLIIFTLAGQGGKLH, encoded by the coding sequence ATGCTTATCATCATCATTTACCTGGTCCTGATCAGCTTTCTCGCCACACTGGTACGTTCTACTTTCGGGTTCGGGGAATCCCTGATCGCCGTGCCGCTTTTCCTGCTCTTTATCCCGTTGCATGTGGCGGTGCCTTTGTCGGTGCTGATGTCCATTTTTGTTGCGGCGGTGGTAGTAGTACAGGATCATAGATCCATCCACTTCCAAAGCGCCAAATGGCTGATTTTGTACGCCCTGCTGGGGATACCCGTGGGGTTGCTCGTGCTTTCCTACGGCAACGAATATTGGGTGAAGATCGGGCTGGGCGCGCTGATCATCAGTTACAGCATTTTTACACTCCGGGCAAAACATTCCGTGAAGCTGGAACATGACAGTCCGTTCTGGCTTTTCATCTGCAGATTTTTGTCCGGCGTGCTGGGCGGGGCTTATGGGATCAACGGGCCGCCGCTGGTGGTGTATGGTAACAAAAGAGGCTGGAGCGCGCAGCATTTCAGGGCAACCTTGCAGGCTTACTTCCTGCCGGCCAGCTTTATCGGCGTGGTGGGTTATGGGGTGCAGGGATTGCTGGGGTGGACGGTCATCCAATACTTCTTCATCTGCATCCCCGCCATGCTGCCGGCGATTTCCCTGGGCAGGTACCTGAACCGCAGGCTGCAGGGCAATACATTCTATAAATATGTGTATGCGGGACTGATCGCCATCGGCGCCATGCTGATTATTTTCACTTTGGCGGGCCAGGGCGGGAAGTTGCATTGA